The following are encoded together in the Lathyrus oleraceus cultivar Zhongwan6 chromosome 3, CAAS_Psat_ZW6_1.0, whole genome shotgun sequence genome:
- the LOC127128654 gene encoding malonyl-CoA:anthocyanidin 5-O-glucoside-6''-O-malonyltransferase, with product MSSNKNNTIIHQQIKVVPPSSTQTTTSTIPLTFLDIVWLRFHPNERIYFYALHDSHSHPSFFFQHIVPNLKSSLSLTLQHFLPLAGKIVWPSDSSKPFMQFNPNDNDNGVSLLIAESDADFQHVIGNSPHEASLSRSFIPNLESSHLCASVISIQITLFPSSGFSIGITTHHAVFDGKSLSMFVKAWAYLSKKNIETGESPPLLPELEPLFNRDIIKGTTENNSIEILSKLFPAENGNERSLKIFPSEPKLEESVRATFKLTREDLDKIKQKVLSKWEIMDTNESKPKTLSSFILTCAYSFVCIAKAIHEVEKEKEKFALAFAVDCRARLELPIPDNYFGNCVPGYFIDTNPLDFIKEDGVFLVAKCIFEKIKMIKEKGVLEENMVDVFHKYGSLFKEGFVTFGVAGSNRFGVYENDFGYGRPEKVEIVSIDKGLSIGFGDSKDGNGGVEIGLVLKKHVMDLFSTLFLEGICGNSKLFHQYSKE from the coding sequence ATGTCTTCCAACAAGAACAACACTATAATCCATCAACAAATCAAAGTTGTTCCTCCATCATCAACCcaaacaacaacatcaacaatccCTCTCACTTTCCTTGACATTGTTTGGCTAAGGTTCCATCCAAATGAGAGAATCTACTTTTACGCCCTCCATGATTCACACTCCCACCCTTCTTTCTTTTTCCAACATATTGTTCCAAATCTCAAATCTTCACTCTCTTTAACTCTCCAACACTTTCTCCCTTTAGCTGGTAAAATCGTTTGGCCTTCGGATTCTTCAAAACCATTCATGCAGTTCAATCCCAATGACAATGATAATGGGGTTTCCTTGCTCATAGCAGAGTCTGATGCTGATTTCCAGCATGTCATTGGAAACTCACCCCATGAAGCTTCTTTGTCTCGTTCTTTTATTCCCAACTTGGAATCATCACATTTGTGTGCTTCTGTTATCTCAATCCAAATCACTCTTTTCCCAAGCTCTGGCTTCAGCATAGGAATCACTACACACCATGCTGTTTTTGATGGAAAATCTTTATCCATGTTCGTCAAAGCTTGGGCTTATCTAAGCAAAAAAAACATTGAAACTGGAGAATCACCACCTTTGTTGCCAGAGTTAGAGCCTTTATTCAACAGAGATATCATCAAAGGCACGACAGAAAATAACTCAATCGAGATCTTATCCAAGTTATTCCCAGCTGAAAACGGAAATGAAAGAAGCCTAAAGATTTTTCCTTCTGAACCAAAACTGGAAGAATCTGTTCGTGCTACATTCAAGCTCACGCGTGAAGATTTGGATAAAATAAAGCAAAAGGTGTTATCGAAATGGGAAATAATGGATACAAATGAATCAAAGCCAAAGACTCTATCTTCTTTTATTCTCACTTGTGCTTATTCATTTGTTTGTATTGCAAAAGCTATTCATGaagttgaaaaagagaaagaaaagtTTGCTTTGGCTTTTGCAGTAGACTGTAGAGCAAGGTTGGAGCTACCAATACCAGATAACTATTTTGGAAACTGTGTACCAGGGTATTTTATCGATACAAATCCATTGGATTTCATAAAAGAAGATGGTGTGTTTTTAGTTGCTAAGTGTATTTTTGAGAAAATAAAGATGATAAAAGAAAAGGGTGTTTTAGAAGAAAATATGGTTGATGTGTTTCATAAATACGGTTCTTTATTTAAGGAAGGATTTGTAACTTTTGGAGTGGCTGGATCTAATAGATTTGGTGTTTATGAGAATGATTTTGGTTATGGAAGGCCAGAAAAGGTGGAGATAGTGTCCATAGATAAAGGTTTATCAATTGGTTTTGGAGATAGCAAAGATGGCAATGGTGGAGTTGAAATTGGCCTTGTTCTTAAGAAACATGTAATGGATCTCTTTAGCACTTTGTTTCTTGAAGGAATATGTGGTAATTCCAAGTTGTTTCATCAATACTCAAAAGAGTAA